The following are encoded in a window of Acipenser ruthenus chromosome 26, fAciRut3.2 maternal haplotype, whole genome shotgun sequence genomic DNA:
- the LOC117430256 gene encoding protein LIAT1-like, with protein MKNRGIAQNSPNKNVKIDINKKGGEMAVSSKDGREEQAVRLGDKDRVIREPLKDSSGLLTSSGTEKKTKKKKKKEKTKEKKKKQGGSCKKRVHSSTPPTPEDADKQHQDPGVKLFPTHLAPSSESLDGELAKVKLQGRTPAEAARTKSKPRKRKEAAAAVLSNPKPASSDNEADLTNKRNESLRWEGTLEDPSAEENRIRIYKMNRRRRYLNALQGLHGELGPAGTTQEGHQSNCFGRGCTASSQDPRARLQSELSHHDRILSGKEINRFIQDGAQD; from the exons ATGAAGAACCGTGGAATCGCACAGAATAgtccaaataaaaatgttaaaatcgATATAAACAAAAAGGG cggtgAAATGGCAGTTTCTAGTAAGGACGGACGCGAGGAGCAAGCGGTTCGGTTGGGAGATAAGGACCGAGTAATCAGAGAACCACTGAAGGACTCTTCTGGGCTTCTGACTTCGTCCGGCAcggaaaaaaagacaaagaagaaaaaaaagaaggaaaaaacaaaagagaaaaagaaaaaacagggcGGCTCCTGTAAGAAGCGAGTCCACTCCAGCACGCCTCCGACACCAGAAGACGCAG aTAAGCAGCATCAGGACCCAGGCGTCAAGCTCTTCCCCACCCACCTCGCGCCGTCATCGGAGTCGCTGGACGGAGAGCTGGCCAAGGTCAAGCTTCAAGGCAGGACCCCTGCAGAGGCAGCCCGAACCAAGAGCAAGCCCAGGAAGCGCAAGGAGGCGGCAGCAGCAGTGCTGTCCAATCCAAAGCCTGCGTCGTCAGACAACGAGGCGGACCTGACCAACAAGAGGAACGAGAGCCTGAGGTGGGAAGGCACGCTGGAGGACCCCAGCGCCGAGGAAAACAGGATCCGAATCTACAAAATGAACAGGAGGAGGCGCTACCTGAATGCTCTCCAGGGCCTGCACGGGGAGCTGGGGCCGGCAGGCACCACTCAGGAGGGCCACCAATCGAATTGCTTTGGGAGAGGGTGCACAGCTTCTTCCCAGGACCCCCGAGCTCGACTCCAATCAGAGCTCTCTCATCATGACAGGATTCTCTCGGGGAAAGAGATCAATCGCTTTATACAGGATGGAGCGCAAGACTAG
- the LOC117430438 gene encoding exonuclease V-like, whose amino-acid sequence MSCSQEQTATRDPGGAEEISDSEFLDIELENLHPETPESCDGLSPALGNDCGTESETVEGPLIPKTDSAVEAGTPPELAGVSAGAGEGSAVLLRRKRVLAERSPLERFRLRYLCVTDVCGQTWCELQVVYGFELPHVPKREEESPEVKAGASIHLARELEVHDVVSVSAQSREDRWALKILNMLSMLPILQAGGRVRELPVFGMLEGVFLVGVIDELHYSHKGELVLSELKTRGPRSLPGRAQERSHHFQVRLYKLLFDSMVRGLLERDAFVQSLNLRPEQPLGSGVMEHAQKLGLHVHTFGGVLELALMNLSYSELPAIDVLKIEYCHQGSSDAIGTREVSFDEAGVRVELWNHLSYWIGQREPRGVDIEEAWKCRSCSFEEHCEWRRERAENATASNQTKRFK is encoded by the exons ATGTCGTGTTCACAAGAGCAGACCGCTACGAGAGACCCGGGCGGTGCCGAGGAGATCAGCGACTCCGAATTTCTGGACATAGAACTGGAAAACCTTCATCCAG AAACCCCAGAGTCATGTGATGGGCTGAGTCCAGCCCTTGGTAATGATTGTGGGACTGAATCAGAGACAGTTGAAGGTCCACTTATACCCAAGACAGA CTCTGCGGTGGAAGCTGGCACACCCCCTGAACTGGCTGGGGTCAGCGCTGGTGCTGGGGAGGGCTCCGCAGTTCTGCTGAGGCGGAAGAGGGTCCTGGCAGAGCGCAGCCCGCTGGAGCGGTTCAGACTGCGGTACCTGTGTGTGACGGACGTCTGCGGGCAGACTTGGTGTGAGCTGCAGGTGGTTTATGGGTTTGAACTGCCGCACGTGCCTAAGAGGGAAGAGGAGAGCCCTGAAGTGAAGGCTGGGGCCAGTATTCACCTGGCCAGAG AGCTGGAAGTTCATGATGTGGTGTCTGTGAGTGCACAGAGCAGAGAGGACCGCTGGGCTCTCAAGATCCTTAACATGCTCAGCATGTTGCCCATCCTGCAGGCAG GAGGGCGGGTGCGAGAGCTGCCAGTCTTCGGCATGCTGGAGGGTGTCTTCCTGGTGGGGGTGATTGACGAGCTGCACTACAGCCACAAGGGGGAGCTGGTGCTGAGCGAGCTGAAGACTCGCGGCCCCAGATCCCTCCCTGGCAGAGCTCAGGAGAGGAGCCACCATTTCCAG GTGCGTTTGTATAAGCTTCTGTTTGACAGCATGGTTAGAGGTCTGCTGGAGAGAGACGCTTTCGTGCAGAGCCTCAATCTGAGGCCAGAGCAGCCGCTGGGGTCCGGGGTGATGGAGCACGCTCAGAAGCTGGGGCTCCACGTGCACACGTTTGGGGGGGTGCTGGAGCTGGCCCTGATGAACCTGAGCTACTCAGAGCTGCCCGCCATCGACGTCCTGAAGATCGAGTACTGTCACCAAGGCTCCAGCGACGCCATCGGCACCCGCGAGGTGAGCTTCGACGAGGCCGGTGTGAGGGTGGAGCTGTGGAACCACCTCTCTTACTGGATTGGACAGAGGGAGCCCAGGGGCGTGGACATCGAGGAGGCGTGGAAATGCAGGTCCTGCTCTTTCGAGGAGCACTGCGAGTGGCGGAGAGAGAGAGCCGAGAATGCCACAGCGAGCAATCAGACCAAGAGATTCAAGTGA
- the LOC117430632 gene encoding refilin-B-like encodes MVGRLNLQDIPGDPLDMKRKAERVLDSPDSGLPTSPSPSAWLLSPVNGEKELLEPETSGRAVVPLIPRLYPLSFGEGVELDPLPAKEIRYTSSVHYDSDRHFIHDVFFLPVGLAMASCSQTVLVLPSCTWRRYKTQLELQPRHRAQRYQSTTIVYPKHARAVYTTTLQYDCRRLSRRFLSSVELEAVDRTLRPGYH; translated from the exons aTGGTTGGCAGACTCAACCTGCAGGATATCCCTGGTGACCCCTTGGATATGAAGCGGAAAGCGGAGAGAGTGCTCGACAGCCCGGACTCTGGGCTGCCCACCAGCCCGAGCCCTAGCGCCTGGCTTCTCTCCCCGGTCAACGGCGAGAAGGAACTGCTGGAACCAGAGACCAGCGGGCGAGCAGTG GTTCCTCTGATTCCCAGACTGTACCCTCTGTCTTTCGGGGAGGGAGTTGAACTTGACCCACTGCCAGCTAAAGAAATCAG GTACACCTCCTCAGTCCACTACGACTCCGATCGTCACTTCATCCACGATGTGTTCTTCCTGCCGGTGGGTCTGGCCATGGCATCCTGCAGCCAGACTGTGTTGGTCCTGCCGAGCTGCACCTGGCGCAGGTACAAGACACAGCTGGAGTTGCAGCCTCGGCACCGGGCACAGCGCTACCAGAGCACCACCATCGTGTACCCCAAACACGCCCGGGCTGTCTACACCACGACTCTGCAGTACGACTGCCGCCGGCTCTCCAGGCGCTTCCTGTCCAGCGTGGAGCTTGAGGCCGTGGACCGCACCCTCAGGCCCGGCTACCACTGA